In Arachis hypogaea cultivar Tifrunner chromosome 2, arahy.Tifrunner.gnm2.J5K5, whole genome shotgun sequence, a genomic segment contains:
- the LOC112759782 gene encoding zinc finger protein ZAT5-like — MEEVQLEEQQHQLLVKGKRSKRPRPPYSPSPSPPPPLEFAPIILKRNNNNMMMMPPPTTSNSATTSTTLDDENMAYCLILLAQGHHHHHHHHNKASSSSSAPSSHHDDHHEKKNIYQCKTCNKSFPSSQALGGHRASHKKLLLPNNKSKRNNNNAYDHDHELEDLNTTTTTTKTTSTMLSLQVSSSNTTIITKRISTNNNSANNSRKCKLHECSICGAGFSSGQALGGHMRRHRNFDEGDKNKKPRNHFLKLDLNLPASPEDHDQRESSKFPFQIREKVIVFSSSAPSLVDCHY; from the coding sequence ATGGAGGAGGTTCAATTAGAGGAACAACAACATCAACTTCTTGTTAAAGGCAAACGAAGCAAGCGGCCGCGGCCGCCTTATTCGCCTtcgccatcaccaccaccaccacttgaaTTTGCACCAATCATCCTCAaaagaaacaacaacaacatgatGATGATGCCACCACCAACTACTAGTAATAGTGCAACTACTAGCACAACATTAGATGATGAAAACATGGCTTATTGTCTCATTCTATTGGCACAAGgacaccaccaccatcatcatcatcataataaagcatcatcatcatcatcagcaccATCATCACATCATGATGATCATCATGAGAAAAAGAATATCTACCAATGCAAGACGTGTAACAAATCATTCCCTTCATCTCAAGCACTTGGTGGACATAGAGCTAGCCACAAGAAATTATTATTACCAAACAACAAATCaaagagaaataataataatgcttatGACCATGATCATGAATTAGAGGAcctcaacacaacaacaacaacaacaaaaacaacaaGCACCATGCTCTCGTTGCAAGTATCATCATCaaataccacaataataacaaaaaGAATTAGTACTAATAATAATAGTGCTAATAATAGTAGAAAATGCAAGCTACATGAATGTTCTATTTGTGGTGCTGGATTCTCATCCGGCCAAGCATTAGGGGGTCATATGAGAAGGCATAGAAATTTTGATGAAGGTGACAaaaacaagaaaccaaggaaTCATTTTTTGAAGCTGGATTTGAATCTTCCAGCATCACCGGAAGATCATGATCAAAGAGAATCATCTAAGTTCCCATTTCAAATAAGGGAGAAAGTTATTGTCTTCTCTTCTTCTGCACCTTCTTTGGTGGATTGTCATTACTGA
- the LOC112759840 gene encoding alpha carbonic anhydrase 7-like: MMMKHQSRIKISQRILLILVTVFLIHSTKIRTSAEEVENEREFDYIKGSEKGPSHWGELNKEWEACKNGEMQSPIDLSNKRVTVVPNLGVLRKNYKPHNATLVNRGHDISLRWIGDAGSIDINGTQLFLKQCHWHSPSEHTINGRRYDMELHMVHESPESNGKTKVAVVGLLFKIGRPNPILSKLSNYIKSLVDKEEEKNIGVFDPSDIKFGGKKYYRYMGSLTVPPCTEGVIWTINKKVGTVSREQINLLREAVHDHAEKNARPTQPLNGRGIQFYNPKRKE; encoded by the exons ATGATGATGAAGCACCAAAGCCGGATCAAAATTTCCCAACGAATTTTGCTAATACTAGTAACCGTCTTTCTCATCCATTCAACAAAAATTCGGACTTCAGCGGAGGAAGTTG AGAATGAGAGAGAGTTTGATTACATAAAAGGGAGTGAGAAGGGTCCTTCACATTGGGGTGAATTGAATAAAGAATGGGAAGCATGCAAGAATGGAGAAATGCAATCTCCCATTGATTTGTCAAATAAAAGGGTGACTGTGGTTCCAAACTTGGGAGTTCTAAGGAAGAATTATAAACCTCACAATGCCACTCTTGTTAATAGAGGACATGATATTTCG CTGAGATGGATTGGAGATGCAGGGTCAATAGACATCAATGGCACTCAATTATTTCTAAAACAATGTCATTGGCACTCACCTTCAGAACACACCATCAATGGCAGAAG GTATGACATGGAGCTTCACATGGTTCATGAAAGCCCAGAGTCAAATGGAAAGACCAAGGTTGCTGTTGTTGGGCTTCTGTTCAAGATTGGAAGGCCCAACCCTATACTTTCTAAG TTGTCAAATTACATAAAATCCTTAgtggataaagaagaagaaaagaacatAGGAGTGTTTGATCCTTCAGATATCAAATTTGGTGGCAAGAAATATTACAGATACATGGGTTCCCTCACTGTTCCTCCTTGTACTGAAGGTGTCATTTGGACCATTAACAAAAAG GTAGGAACTGTGTCTAGGGAGCAAATCAATTTACTAAGAGAGGCAGTCCATGAT CATGCAGAGAAGAATGCCAGACCTACACAGCCACTGAATGGAAGAGGAATCCAATTTTATAACCCAAAACGCAAGGAATAG